A stretch of the Streptomyces sp. WMMB303 genome encodes the following:
- a CDS encoding FAD-binding protein codes for MEPYGRSARPAGETSGVEMMRTKALEALRDAVRGSVLLPGDAGYDRERTGFQRGDRHGPDVLVAARTPEDVRAAVDHARRQGMPLAVQATGHGLRAAGRGGVLVATRGMTGIRIDAAARTAWVEAGVRAGDLVAEAARHGLAPVNGSAPGVGVVGYALGGGVGLLGREFGYATGLVRRLDVVTADGRLRRVTAESCPDLFWGLRGGGGGLGAVTGLELGLVPVERIFGGRLVFDGGQVAEEVLRTWQEWTRSVPDTLTSAVTLLPMPDLPAVPAALRGRYLAQVHLAFTGPREEGEQWVRPLREIGALLVDEVREMPYTECATVFSEPETPHAYRSSNVLLDAAGLDDDARRAVPAEAGPSAAAMCVLCVRHLGGAFSRPPEVPDAVDHRDARYLVYVLSPVSGPDQDDAVRSLHARVLAPVTGPAPARNGNFLYGPQEPATLRSVHRDETTTRLERLRAEFDPQGLFRGR; via the coding sequence ATGGAGCCGTACGGCCGGTCGGCCCGGCCGGCCGGCGAGACCTCGGGAGTGGAGATGATGCGGACGAAGGCGCTGGAGGCGCTGCGGGACGCGGTACGCGGCAGTGTGCTCCTCCCCGGTGACGCGGGATACGACCGGGAGCGCACCGGTTTCCAGCGCGGGGACCGGCACGGTCCGGACGTGCTCGTCGCGGCGCGGACGCCGGAGGATGTGCGGGCGGCGGTGGACCACGCACGGCGCCAGGGGATGCCGCTGGCCGTACAGGCGACGGGGCACGGACTGCGCGCGGCGGGCCGCGGGGGCGTGCTGGTCGCCACGCGCGGGATGACGGGGATCCGGATCGACGCGGCGGCCCGTACCGCCTGGGTCGAGGCGGGGGTCCGGGCGGGCGACCTGGTGGCGGAGGCCGCGCGGCACGGGCTGGCGCCCGTCAACGGTTCGGCTCCCGGGGTCGGCGTCGTCGGGTATGCGCTGGGCGGCGGGGTGGGGCTGCTGGGCCGGGAGTTCGGCTACGCGACGGGCCTGGTGCGGCGGCTCGACGTCGTGACCGCCGACGGCCGGCTGCGCCGGGTGACCGCGGAGAGCTGCCCGGACCTGTTCTGGGGGCTGCGCGGGGGCGGTGGCGGCCTGGGAGCGGTGACCGGGCTGGAGCTGGGCCTGGTGCCGGTGGAGCGGATCTTCGGCGGTCGTCTGGTGTTCGACGGCGGCCAGGTCGCCGAAGAGGTGTTGCGGACATGGCAGGAGTGGACCCGGTCGGTTCCCGACACGCTCACCTCTGCCGTGACGCTGCTGCCGATGCCGGACCTGCCGGCTGTCCCAGCGGCACTGCGGGGACGGTATCTCGCCCAGGTGCACCTCGCCTTCACCGGACCGCGGGAGGAGGGTGAGCAGTGGGTCCGGCCGCTGCGGGAGATCGGTGCGCTGCTGGTGGACGAGGTGCGGGAGATGCCGTACACGGAGTGCGCCACGGTCTTCAGCGAGCCGGAGACGCCGCACGCGTACCGCAGTTCGAACGTCCTGCTGGACGCGGCGGGGCTGGACGACGACGCGCGGCGTGCCGTGCCGGCCGAGGCAGGCCCGTCCGCCGCGGCGATGTGCGTGCTGTGCGTGCGGCACCTGGGCGGCGCGTTCTCCCGCCCGCCAGAGGTACCGGACGCGGTCGACCACCGGGACGCGCGGTATCTGGTGTACGTGCTCTCCCCGGTGTCGGGGCCCGACCAGGACGACGCGGTGCGGAGTCTGCACGCGCGCGTGCTGGCCCCGGTGACCGGCCCGGCACCGGCCCGGAACGGCAACTTCCTCTACGGCCCGCAGGAGCCCGCCACCCTCCGGTCGGTGCACCGGGACGAGACGACCACGCGGCTGGAGCGGCTGCGGGCCGAGTTCGACCCGCAGGGGTTGTTCCGCGGCCGGTGA